In Pseudobythopirellula maris, a single window of DNA contains:
- a CDS encoding DUF6428 family protein — protein sequence MRLDQFRDAVAANPDCSLRIVPQGGNELAPHFHVTEVGRVTKDFIDCGGKPRSETRCVLQTLVANDTDHRLTTTKFTKILALADKLDLPADTEVEVEHQERSISTDRVAGVERVGDALLVTLEPKHTDCLAEDACGIRVMPQLTTLGGECGDTGCC from the coding sequence ATGCGACTCGACCAGTTCCGCGACGCCGTCGCCGCCAACCCCGATTGCTCCTTACGCATCGTGCCCCAGGGCGGCAACGAACTCGCCCCGCACTTCCACGTGACCGAGGTCGGCCGCGTGACGAAGGACTTCATCGACTGCGGCGGCAAGCCCCGGTCGGAGACGCGCTGCGTGCTGCAAACGCTGGTGGCGAACGACACGGACCACCGGCTCACGACGACCAAGTTCACCAAGATCTTGGCCCTCGCCGACAAGCTCGACTTGCCCGCCGACACCGAGGTCGAGGTCGAGCACCAAGAGCGGAGCATCTCGACCGACCGGGTGGCGGGGGTCGAACGCGTCGGCGACGCGCTGCTCGTCACCCTCGAGCCGAAACACACCGACTGCCTGGCCGAAGACGCCTGCGGCATCCGTGTGATGCCACAACTCACCACCTTGGGCGGCGAGTGTGGCGACACGGGGTGTTGCTGA
- a CDS encoding methyltransferase family protein, with the protein MTWGLFAAALLTGVAVLAAVLQSWLRPAWRVWPPGRRGWRHALMWALFVGFSLSEFALAVCDYNALAERGLAWSAAWRWPIGLAPIVAGNLLAWWGAATLSPAATAGLEHRLVEAGPYRFSRNPQYVGNVLILVGVGVIAHSPLVWLALAPVVAACLVAPWAEEPWCAERYGEPYQEYRRRVRRFL; encoded by the coding sequence ATGACCTGGGGTTTATTTGCCGCCGCGTTGCTCACGGGCGTCGCCGTCCTGGCGGCGGTGTTGCAGAGCTGGTTGCGGCCGGCGTGGCGGGTTTGGCCGCCGGGGCGCCGCGGCTGGCGCCATGCGCTGATGTGGGCGCTGTTTGTCGGCTTCTCGCTGAGCGAGTTTGCGTTGGCAGTGTGCGACTACAACGCCTTGGCCGAGCGCGGCCTAGCGTGGTCGGCCGCGTGGCGGTGGCCGATCGGGCTGGCGCCGATCGTGGCCGGCAACCTGCTGGCGTGGTGGGGAGCGGCCACTCTCTCGCCCGCCGCCACGGCCGGGCTCGAGCACCGGCTGGTCGAAGCGGGGCCGTACCGCTTCTCGCGCAACCCGCAGTACGTGGGCAACGTGCTGATCCTCGTGGGGGTGGGCGTCATCGCCCACTCACCGCTGGTGTGGCTAGCGCTGGCGCCGGTCGTCGCGGCCTGCCTCGTTGCGCCATGGGCCGAAGAGCCATGGTGCGCCGAGCGATACGGCGAGCCTTACCAAGAATACCGCCGCCGGGTGCGGAGGTTCTTGTGA
- a CDS encoding mechanosensitive ion channel domain-containing protein, with the protein MSPLTCPWRLWPTTRAWGCVLIIAAAWLQGADCYAQDAPVDDPPAEEETAEAPERVDIEPTAEDEQIAERLERILAATEWFRAPAARVEEGVVFLGGQTGTSEHKEWATRLARNTQDVVAVVNRIEVDRPSLLDFSPAAAQLRDMTHTAVQAAPAAGVSLLLLVVSWFAASIVSRLVSRFSQRRVTNSLLRGVASKAAAVVVMLLGAYLALKVSGLTRLAATILGGTGLLGIIIGIAFRDIAENFLASVLISLQRPFQAGDLVTIDGRQGFVQAVTTRGTQLMTLDGNHVQIPNSMVYKSVIENASANPNQRLAFVVGIDYADSSSDAQQTVLDALRSHDAVLDDPEPLVLVDDLAASTVNLRVYFWVDGERHSILKVRSAVLRRVKRRLQQEGFTLPDESREMIFPQGVPVRMLEADAADSPAGASPPPSSQQAAPPAEEAEDESTAAEGGLESERKTIEEQAAGSRQLEEGKNLLEDGA; encoded by the coding sequence ATGTCCCCACTTACGTGCCCATGGCGTCTCTGGCCTACAACGCGGGCCTGGGGATGCGTGCTGATCATCGCGGCGGCGTGGCTGCAAGGCGCCGACTGCTACGCCCAAGACGCGCCGGTCGACGATCCCCCCGCCGAGGAAGAAACGGCCGAGGCCCCCGAGCGGGTCGACATCGAACCGACGGCCGAAGACGAGCAGATCGCCGAGCGGCTTGAGCGGATCCTCGCGGCGACCGAGTGGTTCCGCGCCCCCGCCGCCCGGGTCGAGGAGGGGGTCGTCTTCCTCGGCGGCCAGACCGGGACGAGCGAGCACAAGGAATGGGCCACACGCTTGGCGCGCAACACCCAAGACGTGGTGGCGGTCGTCAACCGCATCGAGGTCGACCGGCCGAGCCTGCTCGACTTCTCCCCCGCCGCCGCTCAACTGCGCGACATGACCCACACCGCGGTGCAGGCGGCCCCCGCCGCCGGGGTGTCGCTGCTGCTGCTCGTGGTCTCGTGGTTCGCAGCGTCGATCGTGTCGCGACTCGTCTCTCGTTTCTCGCAGCGGCGCGTGACCAACTCGCTGCTCCGCGGCGTGGCCTCGAAGGCCGCCGCCGTGGTCGTCATGCTGCTGGGCGCCTACCTGGCGCTGAAGGTCTCGGGCCTCACCCGGTTGGCCGCCACGATCTTGGGCGGCACGGGGCTGCTGGGCATTATCATCGGTATCGCCTTCCGCGACATCGCCGAGAACTTTTTGGCCAGCGTGCTCATCAGCCTGCAACGTCCCTTCCAGGCCGGCGACCTCGTGACGATCGACGGCCGCCAAGGTTTTGTGCAGGCCGTCACCACGCGCGGCACGCAACTGATGACGCTCGACGGCAACCACGTGCAGATCCCCAACTCGATGGTCTACAAGAGCGTGATCGAGAACGCCTCGGCCAACCCGAACCAGCGGCTGGCGTTCGTTGTGGGCATCGACTACGCCGACTCGTCGTCCGACGCGCAGCAAACGGTGCTCGACGCCTTGCGGTCACACGACGCGGTGCTCGACGACCCCGAACCGCTCGTGCTGGTCGACGACCTGGCCGCCTCGACGGTCAACCTGCGGGTCTACTTCTGGGTCGATGGCGAGCGGCACAGCATTCTAAAAGTCCGCTCCGCGGTTTTGCGGCGCGTGAAACGCCGTTTGCAGCAAGAAGGGTTCACCCTGCCCGACGAGTCGCGTGAGATGATCTTCCCGCAGGGCGTGCCGGTGCGGATGCTCGAGGCGGACGCCGCGGACTCACCCGCCGGTGCGTCCCCCCCGCCGTCGTCGCAGCAAGCCGCCCCTCCCGCCGAGGAGGCCGAGGACGAATCGACCGCCGCCGAGGGAGGCTTGGAGTCGGAGCGAAAAACGATCGAAGAGCAGGCGGCCGGGTCACGTCAGCTGGAAGAGGGCAAAAACTTGCTCGAGGATGGCGCCTAA
- a CDS encoding DUF421 domain-containing protein, protein MFQEWVLAPPREIGMVLLSTLVTYTGLLIYTRMAGLRSFSKMSASDFAMTVAVGSLFASTISSPSPSLVIGLAALASLYFGQWLLARLRRQSSAFSRAVDNQPMLLMHGSVVHDDLLRRANVTRNDLFGKLREANALNYDQVLAVVFETTGDISVLHSCNEDARIESDILKGVLGADRIPEECLVQ, encoded by the coding sequence ATGTTCCAAGAATGGGTGCTCGCCCCACCACGAGAGATAGGCATGGTCCTTCTCTCGACGCTCGTCACTTACACGGGCCTGCTGATCTACACCCGCATGGCGGGGCTGCGAAGCTTCTCGAAGATGTCGGCGTCGGATTTCGCGATGACCGTCGCGGTGGGGTCGCTATTCGCGTCGACGATCTCCTCACCCAGCCCCAGCCTGGTGATCGGCCTGGCGGCTTTGGCGTCGCTCTACTTCGGGCAATGGCTGCTGGCCAGGCTCCGCCGGCAATCGTCCGCCTTCAGCCGGGCGGTCGACAACCAGCCGATGCTCCTGATGCACGGTTCGGTCGTGCACGACGACCTGCTCCGCCGGGCCAACGTCACCCGCAACGACCTCTTCGGCAAGCTGCGTGAGGCGAACGCGCTGAACTACGACCAAGTACTCGCCGTGGTGTTCGAAACGACGGGCGACATCTCGGTGCTCCACTCTTGCAACGAGGATGCCCGGATCGAGTCCGATATTCTTAAAGGCGTCCTCGGCGCCGACCGGATCCCAGAGGAATGCTTAGTACAGTAA
- a CDS encoding ROK family protein: protein MPNPSPSVYAGVDVGGTNIKIGLVGDGAETLAFDSNPTHQEEGAEAASLRASATLDLLLGEAGLTKADIAMLGLVTPGPLDLQTGSVLAPGNLPAWRNAPVRQLFGDATGLPVAFANDANAAAYGEFWAGAGRMYDTMVLLTLGTGVGGGVVLHDQMIEGAHSCGGELGHIIIDASDDAPLNSLGIRGTLEGYCGSYGVVGRAQAALSDAFVETSLRDSVSGGEKLTPLLVANAAEAGDEVATKVVMETARYLAMGVVTCAHAIDPDAVLIGGAMTFGGAGHPLGERFMAEIRRHAHERMIESLRDQIVIDFAELGGKAGYIGAAGLARRAFKSAAAKDN from the coding sequence ATGCCCAATCCCTCCCCAAGCGTTTACGCCGGCGTCGATGTCGGCGGCACGAACATCAAGATCGGCCTGGTGGGTGACGGGGCCGAGACGCTCGCCTTCGACTCGAACCCCACGCACCAGGAGGAGGGCGCCGAGGCCGCATCGCTGCGCGCCAGCGCGACTCTCGACTTGCTGCTGGGCGAGGCGGGCCTCACCAAGGCCGACATCGCGATGCTCGGCCTCGTGACGCCCGGGCCGCTCGACCTGCAAACCGGCAGCGTGCTGGCGCCGGGCAACCTGCCCGCCTGGCGCAACGCCCCCGTCCGCCAGCTGTTCGGCGACGCCACGGGCCTGCCGGTCGCCTTCGCCAACGACGCCAACGCGGCCGCTTACGGCGAGTTCTGGGCCGGCGCCGGACGCATGTACGACACGATGGTGCTGCTCACGCTCGGCACGGGCGTCGGCGGCGGCGTGGTGCTGCACGACCAGATGATCGAGGGCGCCCACAGCTGCGGCGGCGAGCTGGGCCACATCATCATCGACGCCTCGGACGACGCGCCGCTCAACTCGCTCGGCATCCGCGGCACGCTCGAGGGCTACTGCGGCAGCTACGGCGTAGTGGGCCGCGCCCAGGCGGCGCTGTCCGACGCGTTCGTCGAGACCTCGCTACGCGACAGCGTGTCGGGCGGCGAGAAGCTCACGCCGCTCTTGGTGGCCAACGCCGCCGAGGCGGGCGACGAGGTCGCCACGAAGGTGGTGATGGAAACCGCCCGCTACCTGGCGATGGGCGTGGTGACCTGCGCCCACGCGATCGACCCCGACGCGGTGCTCATCGGCGGCGCCATGACCTTCGGCGGCGCCGGCCACCCGCTCGGCGAGCGGTTCATGGCCGAGATCCGCCGCCACGCGCACGAGCGGATGATCGAGAGCCTGCGTGACCAGATCGTGATCGACTTCGCCGAGCTCGGCGGCAAGGCGGGATACATCGGCGCGGCCGGTCTGGCGCGGCGGGCCTTCAAGAGCGCCGCGGCCAAGGATAATTGA
- a CDS encoding CsbD family protein, giving the protein MNWDQIQGKWKQTKGNVKTQWGKLTDDDLDVIDGQRDVLVGKVQEKYGVAKDEAESQVCDFEKSCSC; this is encoded by the coding sequence ATGAACTGGGACCAAATTCAAGGCAAGTGGAAGCAAACCAAGGGCAACGTCAAGACACAGTGGGGCAAGCTCACCGACGACGACCTCGACGTGATCGACGGCCAGCGCGACGTGCTGGTCGGCAAGGTTCAGGAGAAGTACGGAGTCGCCAAAGATGAGGCGGAGAGCCAAGTGTGCGATTTCGAGAAGAGCTGCAGCTGCTGA
- a CDS encoding VOC family protein has product MKIEHVAYQVPDPAALGEWYCEHLGFTVARSQDAPVPCRFLADETGAVMIEVYNNPKVTTPDYAAMDPLATHLAFVCEDLGATVERLVAAGATVALPHESLPSGDEVAMLRDPWGMAIQLCCRAEPMV; this is encoded by the coding sequence ATGAAGATCGAGCACGTCGCCTACCAAGTCCCGGACCCCGCCGCCTTGGGCGAGTGGTACTGCGAGCACCTCGGTTTCACCGTGGCTCGCAGCCAAGACGCCCCCGTGCCGTGCCGGTTCCTGGCCGATGAGACCGGGGCCGTGATGATCGAGGTCTACAACAACCCGAAGGTCACGACGCCCGACTACGCGGCGATGGACCCGCTTGCTACGCACTTGGCCTTCGTCTGCGAGGACCTGGGAGCAACCGTCGAGCGGCTCGTGGCGGCGGGCGCCACGGTCGCCCTGCCCCACGAATCCCTGCCCAGCGGCGACGAGGTCGCCATGCTCCGCGACCCCTGGGGAATGGCGATCCAGCTCTGCTGTCGCGCCGAGCCGATGGTTTAG
- a CDS encoding 3-keto-disaccharide hydrolase, whose amino-acid sequence MIRRFALRFNLLLAIAALSSAGSAATGEPTDPGWIDLGSPSVWRGYRQEEFPESWSIDPQSVITTDGQAGVDLVTRDEFGDFDLRFEWKITPAGNSGVLYRVTEKGDATYHTGPEYQVLDNNGIVDLESRHSAGAIYGLYPPTADAANPAGEWNTARIMISNGHVRHWVNDQLVAEATIGSDDWRSRVAETKFAAWERFAQSPRGRIALQQHGARVWYRGMRVLPLEAHDLR is encoded by the coding sequence GTGATCCGACGTTTCGCATTGCGTTTCAATTTGCTGCTCGCAATCGCCGCACTTTCCTCCGCCGGGTCTGCGGCCACGGGCGAGCCGACGGACCCGGGGTGGATCGATCTCGGTTCGCCCAGCGTTTGGCGTGGCTATCGGCAGGAGGAGTTCCCCGAGAGCTGGTCGATCGACCCGCAAAGCGTCATCACAACCGATGGCCAAGCCGGGGTCGACCTCGTCACGCGCGACGAGTTCGGCGACTTCGACCTGCGATTCGAGTGGAAGATCACTCCGGCGGGCAACAGCGGCGTGCTTTATCGTGTGACCGAGAAAGGCGACGCGACCTATCACACCGGGCCCGAGTACCAGGTGCTCGACAACAACGGTATTGTCGACCTGGAGAGTCGCCACAGCGCGGGCGCGATCTATGGCCTCTACCCACCTACTGCCGACGCAGCCAACCCGGCCGGCGAATGGAACACCGCCCGCATCATGATCTCGAACGGCCACGTTCGGCATTGGGTCAATGACCAGTTGGTCGCCGAGGCAACGATCGGTTCGGACGATTGGAGATCCCGAGTGGCCGAGACGAAGTTCGCCGCATGGGAGCGATTTGCTCAGAGCCCCCGAGGCCGCATCGCCTTGCAGCAGCACGGCGCGCGAGTTTGGTACCGCGGCATGCGGGTCCTTCCGCTCGAAGCGCACGACCTCCGCTGA
- a CDS encoding PQQ-binding-like beta-propeller repeat protein produces the protein MKLLSSTIGCWTLLALATSVACADDWPRWRGPQDDGVWRESGVRESLPEGKLTPAWSVPCGLGYAGPAVAGGKVFLFEYDKRSGEITNNAGGRDALEGIERLRCLDATSGKELWRHEYDRPYLVSFPAGPRATPTVDGDLVYTLGAEGDLHCLRTDNGELVWSKSTKDDYGVETPIWGHSAAPLVVGDLLVAMIGGDGTTVVAFDKKTGEQRWSALSAYEPGYCPPSLIDGELVIFHPEAIVGLTPDTGETLWSVPIKPSYGMSIASPLPVGDRLFVSGYGGVSVFLRPPAAAGGEAEVLWAGKPKTSISCANSSPISDGEAIYGVDANDSALIAVDIATGERLWETTEFTVGDDRRARHGTVFLVRQGETDRYWLASETGDLSLVCLSPEGYEKLGSTRLLEPAGEAFGRPVVWSHPAFADRAVFARNDRELVRVSLAAD, from the coding sequence ATGAAGCTGCTTTCATCCACAATCGGTTGTTGGACCCTTCTTGCGCTCGCCACATCGGTCGCGTGCGCCGACGACTGGCCGCGGTGGCGTGGTCCGCAGGACGACGGCGTGTGGCGTGAGAGCGGCGTTCGCGAGAGCTTGCCCGAGGGGAAGCTCACTCCCGCTTGGAGCGTGCCGTGCGGGCTCGGCTACGCCGGCCCCGCCGTGGCCGGCGGCAAGGTCTTCCTGTTCGAGTACGACAAACGCTCGGGCGAGATCACCAACAACGCCGGCGGCCGCGACGCTCTGGAGGGGATCGAGCGGCTCCGCTGCCTCGACGCCACGAGCGGCAAGGAGCTTTGGCGGCACGAGTACGATCGGCCCTACCTGGTGTCGTTCCCCGCCGGGCCGCGGGCGACGCCCACCGTGGATGGCGATCTTGTGTACACACTCGGGGCCGAGGGCGACCTGCATTGCTTACGCACGGACAACGGCGAGCTCGTTTGGTCCAAGAGCACGAAGGACGACTACGGCGTCGAGACCCCGATCTGGGGCCATTCGGCGGCGCCCCTCGTCGTGGGTGACCTGCTGGTCGCGATGATCGGCGGCGACGGGACCACTGTCGTCGCATTCGATAAGAAGACGGGTGAGCAGCGCTGGAGCGCCTTGTCGGCTTACGAGCCGGGCTACTGCCCGCCGAGCCTGATCGATGGCGAACTGGTCATCTTCCATCCCGAGGCGATCGTCGGCCTCACGCCCGACACGGGCGAAACGCTCTGGAGCGTGCCGATCAAGCCGAGTTACGGCATGTCGATCGCTTCGCCGCTGCCCGTGGGCGACCGGCTGTTTGTCAGCGGCTACGGCGGCGTGTCGGTCTTCTTACGCCCGCCCGCTGCGGCAGGCGGCGAGGCCGAGGTGCTGTGGGCCGGCAAGCCGAAGACCTCGATCTCGTGCGCGAACTCCTCACCCATCAGCGACGGCGAAGCGATCTACGGCGTCGACGCCAACGACAGCGCGCTGATCGCCGTCGACATAGCCACGGGCGAGCGGCTGTGGGAGACAACCGAGTTCACCGTGGGCGACGACCGCCGCGCGCGGCACGGCACGGTCTTCCTGGTTCGCCAAGGCGAGACCGACCGCTATTGGCTCGCCAGCGAGACGGGCGACTTGTCGCTCGTCTGTCTCTCGCCCGAGGGCTACGAGAAGCTCGGCAGCACGCGGCTGCTCGAGCCGGCGGGCGAGGCTTTTGGGCGCCCGGTGGTGTGGAGCCACCCGGCCTTCGCCGACCGAGCCGTCTTCGCCCGCAACGACCGCGAGCTGGTGCGGGTGAGTCTCGCGGCGGATTGA
- the fusA gene encoding elongation factor G: MNLKNVRNIGISAHIDSGKTTLSERILFYAGRIHKIEDVRGGGDGAVMDNMELEKERGITIASAATYLKWNEFDINLIDTPGHVDFTVEVERSLRVLDGAILVLCSVGGVQSQSMTVDRQMKRYNVPRLAFINKMDRTGADPFSVVKQVREKLGADAVLFQLPIGKEDTFNGVVDLVEMKAYYNDGENGEKVRVEEIPADLQAQAEEYRHDMLEAISMYNDALMEKMLGEEEISAEEIHKIVRDAVINQSFTPVFMGSAYKNKSVQPLLDAVARYLPAPTEVENKGANVETGEPIILSSDVKDPLVAMGFKITDDEYGQLTYTRIYQGKIEKGGTYFNQRSGRKERFSRIVKMHSDKREEVSVGEAGDIVAVMGIDCASGDTYCDEPNFCTLENIFVADPVIKMSIEPQSRDNADKLSKALQRFRKEDPTFHVSTDEETNETIIAGMGELHLEVYVERIRREYGVDVQVGAPKVSYRESGQQAFEFDHKRKKQSGGSGQYGHIVGVMRPMTDEDREEAEDAEFFFIDKVTGGRIPKEFIPAVRKGFEEMMSKGPVAGYPVVGLTVELHDGSYHDVDSSDMAFKLTARECFREHFNRMKPVLLEPIMKMEVECPEDFQGSVVGQVSSKRGMIVETETNSGVTVIIAEVPLAETFGYSNDLRSQTQGQGTFSMEFAKYSPVPSNIQSEIVEERKKELQPA; this comes from the coding sequence ATGAACCTTAAGAACGTCCGCAACATCGGCATCTCGGCTCACATCGACTCGGGCAAGACCACGCTGAGCGAGCGGATCCTGTTCTACGCCGGCCGCATCCACAAGATCGAAGACGTCCGCGGCGGCGGCGACGGCGCCGTCATGGACAACATGGAGCTGGAGAAGGAGCGCGGCATCACGATCGCCTCGGCCGCCACGTACCTGAAGTGGAACGAGTTCGACATCAACCTGATCGATACGCCCGGCCACGTCGACTTCACTGTCGAAGTAGAGCGTAGCCTCCGCGTGCTCGACGGCGCCATCTTGGTGCTCTGCTCCGTGGGCGGCGTGCAGTCGCAGTCGATGACCGTTGACCGTCAGATGAAGCGTTACAACGTTCCCCGCTTGGCGTTCATCAACAAGATGGACCGCACCGGCGCCGACCCCTTCAGCGTGGTCAAGCAGGTCCGCGAGAAGCTCGGCGCCGACGCCGTGCTGTTCCAACTGCCGATCGGCAAGGAAGACACCTTCAACGGGGTGGTCGATCTGGTCGAGATGAAGGCCTACTACAACGACGGCGAGAATGGCGAGAAGGTCCGGGTCGAGGAGATTCCCGCCGACTTGCAAGCTCAGGCCGAGGAGTACCGCCACGACATGCTCGAGGCGATCTCGATGTACAACGACGCGCTGATGGAGAAGATGCTCGGCGAGGAAGAGATCTCCGCCGAAGAGATCCACAAGATCGTTCGCGACGCGGTGATCAACCAGTCGTTCACGCCCGTCTTCATGGGGTCGGCCTACAAGAACAAGTCGGTCCAGCCGCTGCTGGACGCCGTGGCCCGCTACCTGCCGGCGCCGACCGAGGTTGAGAACAAAGGGGCCAATGTCGAGACGGGCGAGCCGATCATTCTCTCGTCGGACGTCAAGGACCCGCTCGTCGCGATGGGCTTCAAGATCACCGACGACGAGTACGGCCAGCTCACTTACACCCGCATCTACCAGGGCAAGATCGAGAAGGGCGGCACCTACTTCAACCAGCGGAGCGGCCGCAAGGAACGCTTCAGCCGCATCGTCAAGATGCACTCGGACAAGCGCGAAGAGGTCAGCGTTGGCGAGGCTGGCGACATCGTCGCCGTGATGGGCATCGACTGCGCCTCCGGCGACACCTACTGCGACGAGCCCAACTTCTGCACGCTGGAGAACATCTTCGTCGCCGACCCGGTGATCAAGATGTCGATCGAGCCGCAAAGTCGGGACAACGCCGACAAGCTCAGCAAGGCGCTGCAGCGGTTCCGCAAGGAAGACCCGACGTTCCACGTCTCCACCGACGAAGAGACCAACGAGACGATCATCGCCGGCATGGGCGAGCTGCACCTGGAAGTCTACGTCGAGCGAATCCGCCGCGAGTACGGCGTCGATGTGCAGGTCGGCGCCCCGAAGGTCAGCTACCGCGAGAGCGGCCAGCAGGCGTTCGAGTTCGATCACAAACGCAAGAAGCAGTCGGGCGGCTCGGGCCAGTACGGCCACATCGTCGGCGTCATGCGTCCGATGACCGACGAGGACCGCGAAGAGGCCGAGGACGCCGAGTTCTTCTTCATCGACAAGGTGACCGGCGGCCGCATCCCGAAGGAATTCATCCCGGCCGTCCGCAAGGGCTTCGAGGAGATGATGAGCAAGGGCCCGGTGGCCGGTTACCCGGTCGTCGGCCTCACGGTCGAGTTGCACGACGGCTCGTACCACGACGTCGACTCGAGTGACATGGCCTTCAAGCTCACGGCCCGCGAGTGCTTCCGCGAGCATTTCAATCGCATGAAGCCGGTGCTTCTCGAACCGATCATGAAGATGGAAGTCGAGTGCCCCGAGGACTTCCAGGGCTCGGTTGTCGGCCAGGTCAGCTCGAAGCGCGGCATGATCGTCGAGACCGAGACCAACAGCGGCGTGACGGTCATCATCGCCGAGGTGCCGCTCGCCGAGACGTTCGGTTACTCGAACGACCTCCGCAGCCAGACGCAGGGGCAGGGCACCTTCTCGATGGAGTTCGCCAAGTACTCGCCCGTGCCGTCGAACATCCAGTCCGAGATTGTCGAGGAGCGTAAGAAGGAATTGCAGCCCGCCTGA
- a CDS encoding CAAX prenyl protease-related protein, translating into MTHDNQPNRPADALGDQGLYDDTPLPRRFAAYPWLPFVLPMAVYMVLSSFEPGQPEPGIEQTPNSLGLTYEDYPLAYTVKIAITVGVLAWCWPAYRHWPLRVSPLAIGVGVVGVVLWIGICRLGVEDQLVSWLGEENPLVVLLGLGARPSYNPFEQLGHAPMLAWAFLVVRFFGLSLVVPVFEEALIRGWLMRNVVSPEFWRVAFGRVTAAAVAWGILFPTLYHPEKLAALVWFALITWLMVRTRNFWDCVAAHAVTNFLLGIYVVTTGSWELW; encoded by the coding sequence ATGACGCACGACAACCAGCCCAACCGGCCGGCCGACGCTCTCGGCGATCAAGGCCTCTACGATGACACGCCGCTGCCGCGGCGGTTCGCCGCTTATCCCTGGCTGCCGTTCGTGCTGCCGATGGCGGTCTACATGGTGCTCAGCAGCTTCGAGCCGGGGCAGCCCGAGCCGGGCATCGAACAAACGCCCAACTCGCTGGGCCTCACGTATGAGGACTACCCGCTCGCCTACACGGTAAAGATTGCGATCACCGTGGGAGTTCTAGCGTGGTGTTGGCCGGCTTACCGGCACTGGCCGCTGCGGGTTTCGCCCTTGGCCATCGGTGTGGGGGTCGTGGGCGTGGTGCTGTGGATCGGCATTTGCCGATTGGGCGTTGAAGATCAGCTCGTCAGCTGGCTGGGAGAAGAGAACCCCCTGGTCGTCTTGCTGGGCCTGGGAGCACGACCCTCCTACAACCCGTTCGAACAGCTCGGCCACGCCCCGATGCTAGCCTGGGCGTTTCTGGTCGTGCGATTCTTTGGGCTGTCGCTCGTGGTGCCGGTCTTCGAAGAAGCCCTAATCCGCGGCTGGCTCATGCGCAATGTCGTGAGCCCCGAGTTCTGGCGCGTGGCGTTCGGACGGGTCACGGCCGCCGCGGTCGCTTGGGGCATTTTATTCCCCACGCTTTACCACCCCGAAAAGCTAGCCGCCTTGGTGTGGTTTGCTTTGATCACTTGGCTGATGGTCCGAACACGCAACTTCTGGGACTGCGTCGCGGCGCACGCGGTGACCAATTTCTTGCTCGGCATTTATGTCGTCACCACGGGCAGTTGGGAATTGTGGTGA
- a CDS encoding helix-turn-helix transcriptional regulator, translating to MEASASILDLASEAFALDSPTADRLEYFVNETLSRHAQGASMLRVVCNEMHGDESEFKPILRRDFHANQASADTATPFYSHGMLQAHDVLAMPINQRLRAQPGQAVESYAGDLLGEEALLASSLYRDCFQPSGFQDAWMSVRVIDADYSFGLIAPQRTGAARLSNSEINTLSTLGRITGALWMDVAQRPVKTADHLLEAHGLPETQVKVLKFALTGLSEKWIARRIDRSPHTVHNHLRELYRRFNVSSRAELIALSLGRFKTPSVNPKQT from the coding sequence ATGGAAGCATCAGCGTCGATCTTGGATCTCGCTAGCGAAGCGTTCGCGCTCGATAGCCCGACCGCCGACCGTCTTGAATACTTTGTGAACGAGACGCTGTCTCGACACGCTCAGGGCGCCTCGATGCTGCGTGTTGTGTGCAACGAAATGCACGGCGACGAGTCTGAATTCAAGCCGATCCTCCGCCGCGATTTCCATGCCAACCAAGCCTCCGCGGACACGGCGACGCCGTTCTACAGCCACGGCATGCTCCAGGCGCACGACGTGCTGGCAATGCCCATCAATCAAAGGCTGCGAGCCCAGCCCGGCCAAGCCGTGGAGTCTTACGCCGGTGACCTGTTGGGCGAAGAGGCCTTGTTGGCCTCAAGCCTGTACCGCGATTGCTTCCAACCCTCCGGTTTTCAAGACGCGTGGATGTCAGTTCGGGTGATCGACGCGGACTATTCCTTCGGCCTGATCGCCCCCCAGCGCACCGGTGCGGCCCGCCTGTCGAATTCCGAGATAAATACCTTGTCGACTCTGGGCCGAATCACCGGCGCCCTCTGGATGGATGTCGCCCAACGTCCGGTCAAGACCGCAGACCACCTGCTTGAAGCGCACGGCCTTCCCGAAACACAAGTTAAAGTCTTGAAATTCGCTTTAACTGGATTGAGCGAGAAGTGGATCGCAAGGCGAATCGACCGGAGCCCCCACACGGTCCACAACCACTTGCGAGAACTCTACCGGCGATTCAACGTTTCGAGTCGCGCCGAGTTGATCGCCCTGTCGCTCGGGCGTTTCAAAACGCCGAGTGTGAACCCTAAACAGACTTGA